One Mycolicibacterium pulveris genomic region harbors:
- a CDS encoding alpha/beta fold hydrolase produces the protein MDEPGFIDVAAPGVTLRVLTWGPPDAPIALCLHGFPDTAHGWRKVAPLLVDAGWRVVAPFMRGYAPSSLASDGSYHIGALMDDALRVLDAAGPTGRDVFIGHDWGAIAGAGLAAMPDSPFTKAVIMSVPMPASFQPLGRVPDAGRLATQIPRQLLRSWYIMYFQLPWLPERSAKWVVPRLWRQWSPGYRADEDVRHVEEAIGAPDRWRAALGYYRAAVRNTKPPAQYAELHSHWLSAPRMPTLYLHGLGDGCASADYAHWVERVLPEGSAVALVERAGHFLQLEQPEAVARHIVDFIGRPSG, from the coding sequence GTGGACGAGCCCGGCTTCATCGACGTGGCGGCACCCGGCGTGACGCTGCGCGTGCTGACGTGGGGGCCGCCGGACGCGCCGATCGCGTTGTGCCTGCACGGCTTTCCCGACACGGCCCACGGGTGGCGCAAGGTCGCACCGCTGCTGGTGGACGCGGGCTGGCGGGTGGTCGCGCCGTTCATGCGCGGCTACGCGCCGTCGTCGCTGGCGTCGGACGGCAGCTACCACATCGGCGCGCTGATGGACGACGCGCTTCGGGTGCTCGACGCCGCGGGGCCGACCGGCCGTGACGTGTTCATCGGCCACGACTGGGGCGCGATCGCCGGCGCCGGTCTGGCGGCGATGCCCGACAGCCCGTTCACCAAGGCCGTGATCATGTCGGTGCCGATGCCGGCGTCGTTCCAACCGCTGGGCAGGGTGCCGGACGCGGGACGCCTCGCCACGCAGATACCCCGCCAGCTGCTGCGCAGTTGGTACATCATGTACTTCCAATTGCCTTGGCTTCCAGAGCGTTCCGCGAAGTGGGTGGTGCCGAGGTTATGGCGTCAGTGGTCGCCCGGATATCGGGCCGACGAGGATGTGCGCCATGTCGAGGAGGCCATCGGCGCCCCCGACCGGTGGCGCGCGGCGCTCGGCTACTACCGCGCCGCGGTGCGCAACACCAAGCCGCCCGCGCAATATGCCGAGCTGCACAGTCACTGGCTGTCGGCGCCGCGGATGCCGACGCTGTACCTGCACGGCCTCGGCGACGGTTGCGCCTCAGCCGATTACGCCCACTGGGTCGAACGTGTCCTGCCGGAGGGCAGCGCGGTGGCGCTGGTCGAACGGGCGGGCCACTTTCTGCAGCTGGAACAGCCCGAGGCCGTCGCGCGCCATATCGTCGACTTCATAGGGCGCCCGTCCGGCTAG
- a CDS encoding FadR/GntR family transcriptional regulator has protein sequence MSRREPLAPMISPDVAPGAVRSPKTAELVARTLRRMVVEGQLKDGDFLPHEAELMAHFQVSRPTLREAVRVLESERLVEVRRGSRTGARVRVPGAEIVARPAALLLALSGTTLADVLTARTAIEPPAAKLLAQDGTAEAHRELRELVDDIPRAWKAGTLATATARLHRRMVELSGNATLGMIAGMLHEIDERHTAAALLGADNKVVMAEAEFSKMLKSYRKLADLVEARKGDAAESHWRRHMEVAGAAMLRGHEKTRVRDIMD, from the coding sequence GTGTCACGACGTGAACCGCTCGCGCCGATGATTTCGCCCGATGTGGCGCCGGGGGCCGTCCGGTCGCCCAAGACGGCCGAGCTGGTGGCGCGGACACTTCGACGCATGGTCGTCGAGGGCCAGTTGAAAGACGGTGACTTCCTGCCGCACGAGGCCGAACTGATGGCCCATTTCCAGGTCAGCCGACCGACCTTGCGCGAAGCGGTCCGCGTGCTGGAATCCGAACGGCTCGTCGAGGTCCGTCGCGGCTCACGCACGGGTGCCCGGGTTCGGGTCCCGGGAGCGGAGATCGTCGCGCGCCCCGCCGCGCTGCTGCTCGCCTTGTCCGGCACCACGCTCGCCGACGTGCTGACGGCGCGCACGGCGATCGAGCCGCCGGCGGCCAAGCTGCTGGCCCAGGACGGTACCGCCGAGGCGCACCGGGAACTCCGGGAGCTGGTCGACGACATACCGCGGGCGTGGAAAGCCGGCACGTTGGCGACGGCCACGGCGCGCCTGCACCGTCGCATGGTCGAGCTCTCGGGCAATGCGACGCTCGGCATGATCGCGGGCATGCTGCACGAGATCGATGAAAGACACACCGCGGCAGCACTTCTCGGAGCCGATAACAAGGTCGTGATGGCCGAGGCGGAGTTCTCGAAGATGCTCAAGTCCTACCGCAAGCTGGCCGACCTGGTGGAAGCCCGCAAGGGCGACGCGGCGGAGTCGCACTGGCGTCGGCATATGGAGGTGGCCGGCGCGGCGATGCTTCGGGGCCACGAGAAGACCCGCGTCCGCGACATCATGGATTAG
- a CDS encoding DoxX family protein, with product MTAYDSALDFGLLFLRVVLGLTMAAHGYNKFFGGGRIPGTAGWFESIGMKPGTFHARVAATTEMAAGIGLAVGLLTPIPAAGFVALMLVAAWTVHRPNGFFIVKEGWEYNLILATTAVAVATIGAGKYSLDYLLFRDTGFADLLHGWWGLVISLGLGLAGGIGQLVIFYRPPAKTQ from the coding sequence ATGACTGCTTACGACTCGGCACTGGACTTCGGGTTGCTGTTCCTGCGGGTGGTGCTCGGCCTGACGATGGCCGCGCACGGCTACAACAAGTTCTTCGGCGGCGGACGTATCCCCGGCACCGCCGGCTGGTTCGAGAGCATCGGGATGAAGCCGGGCACCTTCCACGCCCGCGTCGCCGCCACCACGGAGATGGCGGCAGGCATCGGCCTGGCAGTCGGGCTGTTGACGCCCATCCCCGCCGCGGGTTTTGTGGCGTTGATGCTGGTCGCGGCCTGGACTGTGCACCGGCCCAACGGCTTTTTCATCGTCAAGGAGGGCTGGGAGTACAACCTGATCCTGGCGACGACGGCGGTGGCCGTCGCGACCATCGGCGCCGGCAAGTACAGCCTCGACTACCTGCTGTTCCGCGACACCGGCTTCGCCGACCTGCTGCACGGCTGGTGGGGGCTGGTGATCTCGCTGGGGCTCGGCCTCGCAGGCGGCATCGGCCAGCTGGTGATCTTCTACCGCCCACCGGCCAAGACCCAGTAA
- a CDS encoding wax ester/triacylglycerol synthase domain-containing protein, with the protein MAARNLAAVDAQTYWMSAKIPSDQFLLYGFAGAPADLGRAVQQIRARADRCPELRLRVRDRELGYPEWVSGSVAAEQFVVHEAPGSWRDCLAAVAGLADDQLDPRHLAWRLHVLPDVSGLFDGGAATVAVLQAAHVLGDGVRSSALAALLFGRAQTVPAVPARPGWQSATLPWRAYHAARAHRRLSRDTDAGLVAPQADSRPALRSNSRPDGVRSIRTVIRHRSQIPGPTVTVAVLAAVSTALSGHLRELGDDPARLGAEVPMAKAGIRTAHNHFGNVGVDLHPELAYPERAARIAEELDRRRRRAAHPAMLAASRATAAVPAALLRWGVAQFDPTLRSPTVTGNTVVSSVNRGAADLSFGDAPVRMTAGYPALSPMMGVTHGVHGIGDIIAISVHAAESAIGDANAYVDRLSAALAEAR; encoded by the coding sequence ATGGCCGCCAGGAACCTCGCCGCGGTCGACGCGCAGACGTACTGGATGTCGGCGAAGATCCCCAGCGACCAGTTCCTGCTGTACGGTTTCGCCGGCGCGCCTGCGGATCTGGGCCGCGCGGTGCAGCAGATCCGGGCGCGTGCCGATCGTTGCCCAGAACTGCGGCTGCGGGTGCGCGACCGCGAGCTCGGCTATCCTGAATGGGTGAGCGGCTCGGTGGCCGCCGAGCAGTTCGTGGTGCACGAGGCACCGGGGTCGTGGCGCGATTGCCTGGCCGCGGTCGCGGGACTCGCCGACGATCAGCTGGACCCGCGGCACCTGGCCTGGCGGCTGCATGTCCTTCCCGACGTGTCCGGGCTGTTCGACGGCGGCGCCGCGACGGTGGCGGTGTTGCAGGCCGCGCACGTGCTGGGCGACGGCGTCCGGTCCTCGGCGTTGGCGGCGCTGCTGTTCGGGCGCGCCCAGACGGTGCCCGCCGTTCCGGCGCGGCCGGGGTGGCAGAGCGCCACCCTGCCGTGGCGCGCGTATCACGCCGCGCGGGCCCACCGCAGGTTGAGCCGTGACACCGACGCGGGCCTTGTTGCCCCACAAGCGGATTCACGACCCGCGTTGCGCAGCAATTCGCGTCCCGACGGTGTTCGCAGTATCCGCACGGTGATCCGGCACCGTTCGCAGATACCGGGTCCGACCGTGACGGTCGCGGTGCTCGCGGCCGTGTCGACAGCACTGTCCGGGCATCTACGCGAGCTCGGCGACGACCCCGCCCGGTTAGGCGCCGAAGTGCCGATGGCCAAGGCGGGGATCCGGACCGCGCACAACCACTTCGGCAACGTCGGCGTCGACCTGCACCCGGAGCTGGCCTATCCCGAGCGGGCCGCACGGATCGCCGAGGAACTCGACCGGCGTCGTCGTCGCGCCGCGCATCCGGCGATGCTGGCCGCAAGCCGCGCAACGGCGGCGGTGCCCGCGGCGCTGCTGCGTTGGGGAGTGGCGCAATTCGATCCGACGCTGCGCTCGCCGACGGTCACCGGCAACACCGTGGTGTCCAGCGTGAACCGCGGTGCCGCCGACTTGAGCTTCGGTGACGCGCCGGTGCGGATGACGGCCGGCTATCCGGCCCTGTCACCGATGATGGGCGTGACCCACGGCGTGCACGGCATCGGGGACATTATCGCGATCAGCGTGCACGCCGCCGAGTCGGCGATCGGCGATGCCAACGCCTACGTCGACCGACTGTCGGCGGCGTTGGCAGAAGCCCGGTAG
- a CDS encoding thiolase family protein: MAEAVIVEAVRSPVGKRNGGLSGIHPGELSAQVLNGLVERAGVDPAIVEDVIWGCVMQAGEQALDIARTAVLAAGWPESVPGVTVDRQCGSSQQSVHFAAASVIAGHYDVVVAGGVESMSRTPMGSSLANGGHPYPEAFRNRYSQTPNQGIGAEMIAEQWGFDRTALDQFSLDSHEKAAAAQDAGAFDDQIVAIKDQDGNPVLKDEGIRRGTTLEKMGQLKPAFKEDGVIHAGNSSQISDGSAALLFMSAEKAKSLGLKPIARVHTATLAGADPVIMLTAPIPATQKALKKSGLSLDEIGVFEVNEAFAPVPLAWLKDIGADEKKLNPNGGAIALGHPLGGSGARIMTTMLYHMRDKGIRYGLQTMCEGGGQANATILELL; this comes from the coding sequence ATGGCTGAAGCCGTCATCGTCGAGGCCGTACGGTCGCCCGTCGGCAAGCGTAACGGCGGGTTGTCGGGGATCCATCCCGGTGAGTTGTCCGCGCAGGTGCTCAACGGGCTGGTGGAGCGCGCGGGCGTCGATCCCGCGATTGTCGAGGACGTCATCTGGGGCTGTGTCATGCAGGCCGGCGAGCAGGCGCTCGACATCGCGCGCACCGCGGTGCTGGCCGCCGGCTGGCCCGAGAGCGTGCCAGGCGTGACCGTTGACCGGCAGTGCGGCTCGAGCCAGCAGTCGGTGCACTTCGCCGCGGCGAGTGTGATCGCCGGCCACTACGACGTGGTTGTCGCGGGCGGTGTGGAGTCTATGTCGCGCACGCCGATGGGGTCGTCGTTGGCCAACGGCGGACACCCCTACCCCGAGGCGTTCCGCAACCGCTACAGCCAGACCCCCAACCAGGGCATCGGTGCGGAGATGATCGCCGAGCAGTGGGGCTTCGACCGCACCGCGCTGGACCAGTTCTCGCTGGACTCGCACGAGAAGGCCGCCGCCGCGCAGGATGCGGGCGCGTTCGACGACCAGATCGTGGCGATCAAGGACCAGGACGGCAACCCGGTGCTCAAGGACGAGGGCATCCGTCGGGGCACCACGCTGGAGAAGATGGGTCAGCTCAAGCCGGCGTTCAAGGAGGACGGCGTGATTCACGCCGGCAACTCCTCGCAGATCTCCGACGGCTCGGCCGCGCTGCTGTTCATGTCGGCCGAGAAGGCCAAGTCGTTGGGTCTGAAGCCGATCGCGCGGGTGCACACCGCCACGCTCGCCGGCGCCGACCCGGTGATCATGCTGACCGCGCCGATCCCGGCCACCCAGAAGGCGCTGAAGAAGTCGGGCCTTTCGCTCGACGAGATCGGCGTGTTCGAGGTCAACGAGGCGTTCGCCCCGGTCCCGTTGGCGTGGCTGAAGGACATCGGCGCCGACGAGAAGAAGCTCAACCCCAACGGCGGCGCGATCGCGCTGGGCCATCCGCTCGGCGGCTCCGGCGCACGGATCATGACCACGATGCTCTACCACATGCGCGACAAGGGCATTCGCTACGGCCTGCAGACCATGTGTGAGGGCGGCGGTCAGGCCAACGCCACCATCCTCGAGCTGCTGTGA
- a CDS encoding tetratricopeptide repeat protein, whose protein sequence is MADDPNPTAGKPDDSTSEEPAEETSVKVDPDVGEEGEDYDAATGEDDAATGEDDAVEASDAKPRMSHVRLATILGVVLVLGLGGLVGWLGYQAYQAKQAEDLRNLFVQVGRQGALNLTTIDWESAEADVQRILDSATGTFYDDFQQRSQPFIEVVKQAQSKSEGEVTEAGLESESDNEGQVLVAVTVNTSNAGAPEQQPRAWRMRITVQKIDDEAKVSNVEFVP, encoded by the coding sequence ATGGCAGACGATCCGAACCCTACTGCCGGGAAACCGGACGACTCGACGTCAGAAGAACCAGCCGAAGAGACCTCGGTGAAGGTCGACCCCGACGTCGGCGAGGAGGGGGAGGACTACGACGCCGCCACCGGCGAGGATGACGCCGCCACCGGCGAGGATGACGCCGTTGAGGCCTCGGACGCCAAGCCGCGGATGTCTCACGTGCGGCTGGCGACGATCCTCGGCGTGGTCCTTGTCCTGGGGCTGGGCGGACTCGTCGGCTGGCTGGGCTACCAGGCCTATCAGGCGAAGCAGGCCGAGGATCTGCGCAACCTGTTCGTGCAGGTGGGCCGCCAGGGCGCGCTGAACCTCACGACGATCGACTGGGAGAGCGCCGAGGCCGACGTGCAGCGCATCCTGGACTCGGCCACCGGCACGTTCTACGACGACTTCCAGCAGCGATCGCAGCCGTTCATCGAGGTCGTCAAGCAGGCACAGTCGAAGTCGGAGGGCGAAGTCACCGAGGCGGGCCTGGAGTCCGAGTCCGACAACGAGGGCCAGGTGCTGGTGGCGGTGACCGTCAACACGAGCAACGCGGGCGCACCGGAGCAGCAGCCGCGGGCGTGGCGAATGCGCATCACGGTGCAGAAGATCGACGACGAAGCAAAGGTGTCCAACGTGGAGTTCGTACCGTGA
- a CDS encoding acyl-CoA dehydrogenase family protein, with protein sequence MKRLVFEPEHEQLRETARQFLEKECAPYAEQWEKDRLVAREAYAAAGKYGLIGFNMPEEYGGGGVDDFRFNAVIVEELAKFGPATPGLSLQNDIVGPYFASLANEEQKQRWLPGYISGELIGAIAMTEPGAGSDLAGIKTTAVRDGDDWILNGSKTFISAGINSDLVIVVARTDPDAGHKGFSLLVVERGMDGFERGRKLDKMGLHAADTAELHFENVRVPGKNLLGTEGRGFYHLMANLPSERLSIAVAAIAGARATFDETLQYVKDRKAFGQPIGSFQHNRFVMAEMDTELEIAEQYIDRCLRAVVDGELTAVEAAKAKWWCTELGKRVVDHCVQLHGGYGYMNEYKVARDYVDVRIQTIFGGTTEIMKEIIGRDLGL encoded by the coding sequence ATGAAACGACTGGTTTTCGAACCCGAGCACGAGCAGCTGCGCGAGACGGCGCGACAGTTTCTGGAGAAGGAATGCGCGCCCTATGCCGAGCAGTGGGAGAAGGACCGGCTGGTCGCGCGCGAAGCCTATGCTGCCGCAGGCAAATACGGACTCATCGGGTTCAACATGCCCGAGGAGTACGGCGGTGGCGGTGTCGACGACTTCCGGTTCAACGCTGTCATCGTCGAGGAGTTGGCGAAGTTCGGCCCGGCCACCCCGGGGCTGAGCCTGCAGAACGACATCGTCGGGCCCTATTTCGCGTCGCTGGCCAACGAGGAGCAGAAGCAGCGCTGGCTGCCCGGGTACATCAGCGGTGAGCTCATCGGCGCCATCGCGATGACCGAGCCCGGCGCCGGCAGCGACCTGGCGGGCATCAAGACCACGGCCGTGCGCGACGGCGACGACTGGATCCTCAACGGCTCCAAGACCTTCATCTCCGCGGGCATCAACAGCGACCTCGTCATCGTGGTGGCCCGCACCGACCCCGACGCCGGGCACAAGGGTTTCTCGCTGCTGGTCGTCGAGCGCGGCATGGACGGCTTCGAGCGCGGCCGCAAGCTCGACAAGATGGGGCTGCACGCCGCCGACACCGCCGAGCTGCACTTCGAAAACGTGCGGGTGCCCGGCAAGAACCTGCTCGGCACCGAGGGGCGCGGCTTCTACCATCTGATGGCGAACCTGCCCTCAGAACGGTTGTCGATCGCCGTCGCCGCCATCGCCGGTGCGCGCGCAACATTCGACGAGACGCTGCAATATGTCAAGGACCGCAAGGCTTTCGGGCAGCCGATCGGCAGCTTCCAGCACAACCGGTTCGTGATGGCCGAGATGGACACCGAGCTCGAGATCGCCGAGCAGTACATCGACCGGTGCCTGCGCGCCGTCGTCGACGGTGAGCTGACCGCCGTGGAGGCGGCCAAGGCCAAATGGTGGTGCACCGAGCTCGGCAAGCGCGTGGTCGACCACTGTGTGCAGCTGCACGGCGGCTACGGCTACATGAACGAGTACAAGGTCGCCCGCGATTACGTCGACGTGCGCATCCAGACGATCTTCGGCGGCACGACCGAGATCATGAAGGAGATCATCGGCCGCGACCTCGGCCTGTAA
- a CDS encoding DUF3556 domain-containing protein produces the protein MGFLKQDAPVIEDFEQWSKGTRAEKIVPMARHWAEVGFGTPVVLHLFYVAKIALYILGGWLAVLTTAGIDGFTNVASWYAEPIVFEKVVLYTMLFEVVGLGCGFGPLNNRFFPPMGSILYWLRPNTIRLPPWPQRIPMTKGTRRTPVDALLYAALLVMLVVALFSDGTGPIPELGTEVGVLPVWQIWAILGILAVLGLRDKVVFLAARGEVYASLAVCFLFAGADIILGAKLVLLVIWLGAAVSKLNKHFPFVISTMMSNNPVIRPRWIKRRFFERFPDDLRPGRLSRWLAHVSTAIEGLVPLVLFFSHGGWPTAIAAFVMVCFHFGILSAIPMGVPLEWNVFMIFSVLALFVGHAGIGLGDLQSPWPIVLFAVLATTVALGNLFPRKVSFLPGMRYYAGNWDTGLWCMTPSASEKLENGIVSIASMPQAQMERYYGSPETAQMYLYMGYAFRAFNTHGRAMFTLAHRAMAGHNEDDYVLTDGERICSTAIGWNFGDGHMHNEQLIAALQERCHFEPGEVRVVLIDAQPIHRQTQQYRLVDAATGEFERGFVRVADMVTRQPWDDTVPVHVTRSDPAAPRADRDPAH, from the coding sequence ATGGGGTTCTTGAAACAGGACGCACCGGTCATCGAGGACTTCGAGCAGTGGAGCAAGGGCACCCGCGCCGAGAAGATCGTGCCGATGGCGCGGCACTGGGCCGAAGTCGGCTTCGGGACGCCGGTCGTGCTGCACCTGTTCTACGTCGCCAAGATCGCGCTCTACATCCTCGGCGGTTGGCTCGCCGTGCTCACCACCGCCGGCATCGACGGGTTCACCAACGTCGCCTCCTGGTATGCCGAACCGATCGTGTTCGAGAAGGTCGTGCTCTACACGATGCTGTTCGAGGTGGTCGGTCTCGGATGCGGCTTCGGCCCGCTGAACAACCGGTTCTTTCCGCCGATGGGTTCGATCCTGTATTGGTTGCGGCCCAACACGATTCGGCTGCCGCCGTGGCCGCAGCGGATCCCGATGACCAAGGGCACCAGACGCACCCCGGTTGACGCACTGCTGTACGCCGCGCTGCTGGTGATGCTTGTCGTGGCGCTGTTCTCCGACGGCACCGGCCCGATCCCCGAGCTGGGCACGGAGGTGGGCGTGCTGCCGGTCTGGCAGATCTGGGCGATCCTCGGCATCCTCGCGGTGCTGGGCCTACGCGACAAGGTGGTCTTTCTGGCCGCCCGCGGCGAGGTGTACGCCTCGCTGGCGGTGTGTTTCCTGTTCGCGGGCGCCGACATCATCCTGGGCGCCAAGTTGGTTCTCCTGGTGATCTGGCTCGGCGCCGCGGTGTCCAAGCTCAACAAGCACTTCCCGTTCGTCATCTCGACGATGATGAGCAACAACCCGGTGATCCGGCCGCGGTGGATCAAACGCAGGTTCTTCGAACGCTTTCCGGACGATCTGCGGCCGGGCCGGCTGTCGCGTTGGCTCGCGCATGTCAGCACCGCCATCGAGGGCCTGGTGCCGCTCGTGCTGTTCTTCTCCCACGGCGGCTGGCCCACGGCGATCGCCGCGTTCGTCATGGTGTGCTTCCACTTCGGCATCCTGTCGGCGATCCCGATGGGCGTGCCGCTGGAATGGAACGTCTTCATGATCTTCTCGGTGCTGGCACTGTTCGTCGGGCACGCCGGGATAGGCCTGGGCGATCTGCAGAGTCCGTGGCCGATCGTGTTGTTCGCGGTCCTCGCCACCACCGTCGCGTTGGGAAACCTGTTCCCGCGCAAGGTTTCCTTCCTTCCGGGCATGCGCTACTACGCGGGCAACTGGGACACCGGGCTGTGGTGCATGACGCCGTCGGCCAGCGAGAAACTCGAGAACGGCATCGTTTCGATCGCGAGCATGCCGCAGGCGCAGATGGAGCGCTACTACGGCAGCCCCGAGACCGCGCAGATGTACCTCTACATGGGATATGCGTTCCGCGCCTTCAACACTCACGGCCGCGCGATGTTCACCCTCGCGCACCGCGCGATGGCCGGACACAACGAGGACGACTACGTGCTGACCGACGGCGAACGCATCTGCTCCACCGCGATCGGCTGGAACTTCGGCGACGGCCACATGCACAACGAACAGCTCATCGCCGCCCTTCAGGAGCGCTGCCACTTCGAGCCCGGCGAGGTTCGCGTCGTGCTGATCGACGCACAACCCATCCACCGCCAGACCCAGCAGTACCGGCTCGTCGACGCGGCGACGGGCGAGTTCGAACGGGGTTTCGTCAGGGTCGCCGACATGGTGACCCGCCAGCCCTGGGACGACACCGTCCCCGTGCATGTGACGCGGTCGGACCCCGCCGCACCGCGGGCGGATCGCGACCCCGCGCACTAG
- a CDS encoding MCE family protein, whose protein sequence is MRMTRRILIQMAIFSAIAILALGIMVFGYMRLPTLLGVGQYRVTVELPETGGLYPRSNVTYRGVQVGQVKSIELTDTGVAAVLSLDSGIRIPADLEAEVHSVSAVGEQYVQLLPRSGEGPELKDGDVIPLGRTRVPTDINAVLDDTARGLQAIPQENLRTVVDEAYIAVGGLGPELRRLVTGSAELAVDARENLDPLLTLIDQSKPVLDTQTDTAGSIQAWAANLADISGQLQNQDPAVRGILAKGPGAADEVRALFDRLQPTLPIVLANLVSLGEVALAYQPSLEQFLVLLPQGTAVTQAVGVHKRGTKQDYMGDALIFNLNAILPALPAPLPLPPQNLPPPCMTGFLPAQQQRVPVFEDYPDRPTGDLYCRTPQDAPFNVRGARNLPCVTVPGKRAPTWQMCESDEQYVPLNDGYNWKGDPNATLSGQPIPHVPPDVPVAVTPPPPGTPPLPVAAAEYDPASGKYVGPDGRVYTQSNLARDGSEQTWQSLLVPPGN, encoded by the coding sequence ATGCGAATGACCCGGCGGATTCTCATCCAGATGGCGATTTTCTCGGCCATCGCGATCCTCGCGTTGGGCATCATGGTCTTCGGATACATGCGGCTCCCCACCCTCCTCGGCGTCGGTCAGTACCGTGTCACCGTCGAATTACCGGAGACGGGCGGGCTGTATCCGAGGAGCAACGTCACCTACCGCGGTGTGCAGGTCGGTCAGGTGAAAAGCATCGAGTTGACCGACACCGGTGTCGCAGCAGTGCTTTCGCTGGACTCGGGCATCCGGATTCCCGCCGACCTCGAAGCCGAGGTGCACAGCGTGTCCGCCGTCGGCGAGCAGTACGTCCAGTTGCTCCCGCGTAGCGGCGAAGGTCCGGAGCTCAAGGACGGCGACGTGATCCCGTTGGGCCGCACCAGGGTTCCGACGGATATCAATGCGGTCCTCGACGATACGGCGCGCGGCCTACAGGCGATTCCGCAGGAGAACCTGAGGACCGTCGTCGACGAGGCGTATATCGCGGTGGGCGGGCTCGGGCCCGAGTTGCGCCGCCTGGTGACCGGCAGCGCCGAACTTGCCGTCGACGCCCGGGAGAACCTCGACCCACTGCTCACGCTCATCGATCAGTCCAAGCCGGTGCTCGACACCCAGACCGACACCGCAGGCTCGATTCAGGCGTGGGCGGCGAATCTGGCGGACATCAGCGGTCAACTGCAGAACCAGGATCCGGCTGTGAGAGGAATTCTGGCCAAGGGGCCGGGGGCCGCCGACGAGGTGCGCGCCCTGTTCGACCGGCTGCAGCCGACGCTGCCGATCGTGCTGGCCAACCTGGTCAGCCTCGGCGAGGTCGCGCTGGCGTATCAGCCGAGCCTCGAGCAGTTTCTGGTGTTGTTGCCGCAGGGCACCGCGGTCACGCAGGCCGTGGGTGTGCACAAGCGCGGCACCAAGCAGGACTACATGGGTGATGCGTTGATCTTCAACCTGAACGCGATCCTGCCTGCCCTCCCGGCTCCGCTGCCGCTGCCGCCGCAGAACCTGCCGCCGCCGTGCATGACGGGGTTCCTGCCGGCCCAGCAGCAGCGGGTGCCGGTCTTCGAGGACTACCCGGACCGACCGACGGGCGACCTGTACTGCCGAACACCGCAGGATGCGCCGTTCAACGTGCGTGGCGCCCGCAACCTGCCGTGCGTCACCGTCCCGGGCAAGCGCGCCCCGACGTGGCAGATGTGCGAGAGCGATGAGCAGTACGTGCCGCTCAACGACGGCTACAACTGGAAGGGCGACCCCAACGCGACGCTGTCCGGCCAGCCCATTCCGCATGTGCCGCCGGATGTCCCGGTCGCCGTCACGCCCCCTCCGCCGGGTACGCCGCCGCTGCCCGTCGCGGCCGCCGAATACGACCCGGCGTCCGGGAAGTACGTCGGTCCGGATGGCCGCGTCTACACGCAGTCCAACCTGGCGCGGGACGGGTCGGAGCAGACGTGGCAGTCGCTGCTGGTGCCGCCTGGCAACTGA
- a CDS encoding crotonase/enoyl-CoA hydratase family protein, translated as MTDAVTSPAALTERRGNVLLITINRPEARNAVNSAVSTAVGDALQQAHDDPEVRAVVLTGAGESFCAGADLKAISRRENLFHPDHPEWGFAGYVRHYIDKPTIAAVNGTALGGGTELALASDLVVAEERAQFGLPEVKRGLIAAAGGVFRIVDHLPRKVAMELLFTGEPMTSADALKWGLINQVVPDGTAVDAALVLAERITCNAPLAVWASKRVAMGVDDGVIVGDEPGWTRTMREISTVIRSEDAKEGPLAFAEKRQPVWKAK; from the coding sequence GTGACCGATGCGGTGACCAGCCCCGCCGCGCTGACCGAGCGACGGGGCAACGTCCTCCTGATCACGATCAACCGCCCGGAGGCGCGCAACGCCGTCAACAGCGCGGTGAGCACCGCCGTCGGCGACGCGTTGCAGCAGGCGCACGACGATCCCGAGGTGCGTGCAGTCGTGCTCACCGGCGCCGGCGAATCGTTTTGTGCCGGAGCTGATCTCAAGGCGATCTCGCGACGGGAGAACCTCTTTCACCCCGACCACCCCGAATGGGGATTCGCCGGCTACGTCCGCCACTACATCGACAAGCCGACGATCGCCGCGGTCAACGGCACCGCGCTGGGCGGGGGCACCGAACTGGCGCTGGCCAGCGACCTGGTGGTGGCAGAGGAGCGCGCGCAGTTCGGCCTGCCGGAGGTCAAGCGCGGGCTGATCGCCGCGGCCGGCGGGGTCTTCCGGATCGTCGATCACCTGCCCCGCAAGGTGGCGATGGAGTTGTTGTTCACCGGTGAACCGATGACTTCGGCCGACGCGCTGAAGTGGGGGTTGATCAACCAGGTCGTGCCCGACGGCACCGCCGTCGACGCGGCATTGGTTCTGGCCGAACGGATTACGTGTAACGCACCGCTTGCCGTGTGGGCAAGCAAGCGCGTCGCGATGGGCGTCGACGACGGAGTGATCGTCGGTGACGAACCGGGGTGGACCAGAACCATGCGCGAGATCTCCACCGTGATCCGCTCCGAGGACGCCAAAGAAGGACCGCTGGCCTTCGCCGAGAAGCGCCAGCCCGTATGGAAAGCAAAGTAA